The nucleotide sequence GTTCGGCGAACAACCCGACCACGAGGTCGCCTTGGCGCTCCAGCATGCGGGCGTACGCCGCCGCGGCTCCCGGCCCGTCGCGGCGGGCGAGCGCGTTCACGATGTCGATGCTCCCGGACCGCTCGACGGCGATGGCCCCCGGGATCAGGGCGAAGAAGTTGCCCGGAATCAGTCCGGTCATCGACCGCATGAGCGTGCGCAACCGCGGCGAGTCGGCGGTCGTCCGCACGAGTCGATCGAACTCCTGGTTGAGCCGGAAGACCACGTCGGGGTCGTCGTTCGTCGCCAACCGGTCACACAGTTCGCGCAGCCGGGAAAGCACAGGGGGCGTCAGCCGGAGCGCCGCGCGCCGGGCGGCGAAACCGTAGGTGAGTCCGAACAGCGCGTAGTGGTCCCACACGACGGACTCGTCCAACGGCGCGATGAACGCGCCGCGGTGCGGCCGGATCGTCACCCATCCCTCGCGCTCCAGCGACAGCAGCGCCTCCCGTACGGGCAGACGGCTCACGCCGAGCGCTTGGGCGACGTCGTCCTGCGGCACCCGGTCCCCCGGGCGCAAGGCGCCCTCGAAGATCAGCCGCCTGAGGTATCGCGCGGTCTGCTCGCCGCTGCTGGGACGAACGATCGGGCCGTCGGGGGTCGGCGGCAACCCGGCCTCCGCGGCCGAGCGCGTCGAGTCCGGTTGTATGCTCCGACCCCCAGGAGATCGTTCGGAGTTCGTGTCGGACGTCGGTGGGCGGGCCACTCAGGCCCGCTGTTCGGCCACGACGGCGCGCACGCGCCGCACCGCCTCGGTGAACTCCGGGCGTCCCACCGACCACTCCTGGGCGGCCAGTTCGACGGCCGCCGCCGCGGAGACGTCGGACAACGCGACGCCCTGACGCAGGCTCTGCTTGGTCCGGCGCACAAGCGGGCCGGAACGGTCGGCCGCGCGCCGGGCCAGCCGCGACGCCGTGGGGAGCAGGTCCGCCTCGGGCACGCACCGCCAGGCCAGGCCGTGGCGCACGGCCTCCTCGCCGTCGAGCGCGTCGCCGCACAGGACCATCGCCGCGGCGCCCTGCGGACCGACACGGCGGGCGAGGTGCCACAGGTGGCCGCCGCCGGGGTGGATCGCCAGATCGAGGAACCGCGGGGCGAAGCGGGCCGCCGGCGTGGTCACCACGACATCGCAGACCAGCGGCAGGCTGACCCCCGCGCCGACGGTCGGACCCCCGACGGCGGCGATGGTCGGCACCGGCGCCTCCCACAGGCGTGTCATGCCCGCGTACGCCTCGGCCAACGGGGTGCTGCGTTCCAGCAGCCCGTCCAGCGAGCCTCCCGCGCAGAACACCGGCGGCCGGGCGCTGAGCACCAGGGCACGCGCCCCCAGCCCCAACGCCGCGTCGACGGCCTGCGCCAGATCATCGCTCATGCGCTTCGAGAGGGCGTTGCGCCGGGCCGGATCGTCGAGCACAAGGTGGCCGACACCGTCCTCCACCGTCAGCCTGACCAGGCCATCCGCCGACCCTTCCGTCCGCGTGCTCATCGGCCGCCCCTTCGTCGCAAGATCCAGATGCTTACTTTATCTTAAATACTTAATTGAGTCCCGGTGACTCCGTGCTGCGCCCCCGGCGGCGCTCCGGCGGCGTCGCCGGACCGTGGGCGGCTGCCCGGGGGGATCGTTCACGCGGTGCGGGCGGGAACGCGTGGCGCGCTCTCGGCGCGGTGTGCGCGAACGGCATGCGGCGCGGTGGGTATATTGAGACCGTATTGAAGATTGAATATTCCTGATCCGGCCCGGTGAGGCCGCCGGGTCCGCCGCGCCGACGCCGCGTCGCCGGCGGGCGCCCGCAAGGCGAAATCACCAGGCAGGCGGGCTGCTAGGTTGAGTCACCGCCTGGCACACGGCACGTGAAACCTGAGGGAGTGAGAGCGATCCCCCGCCCGAAGCAGCAACTCGAGTCTCCCCTTCCCTCGTACGACCGACCGAGCACGGTGCTCCCGGGCGAGCAACTCCAGCGGCCGAGCAGCGGCGAGCAGGTGCGGCTCTACGTCCGTCGGCTGATCTTCGACGCGGTACTGAAGCAAGGGCAACGCGTGCCGCAGGACGCGATCGCGCAGGCGCTCGGCGTCTCGCGTGTGCCGGTGCGGGAAGCACTGCTGACACTGGAGCGCGAGGGCTGGGTGACGATCGTCCCGCACCGCGGGGTGTTCGTGAACCGCCTCGACGAACAGACGGTGTGGGACCACTACGAGCTGTACGGCCTGTTCTACGGCTTCGGCGTACGCCGCGCCGTCGAGCGCGAAGGGCAGCAACTCGCGGTCCGGGTCGAGCCCATCGAGAAGAAGATCGCCAAGGCCAAGGGCCCGGAGAGGCTCTACGAGTTCACCATGGCGTTCCACCGGGCGATCATCGACGCCGCGCATTCGCCGCGGCTGCGCGCGATCCTGCGCCAGATGACCGACCTCGTGCCGGGCAACTTCTTCGAACTGGTGCCCGGCACCGACGTGGTCACCAAGGAAGGCACGGCCGCGATCGTGGCCGCGATCCGGAACAACGACGCGGACGAGGCGAACCGCGCGTACGCCACGATGCTGCGCCGCCAGGGCGAGCAGGTTGTGCAACTGTTCCGCAGCCGCGGCATTTTCGACGGCGAAACCGAGGACGCCGACGGCCTTCCCGGCTGAGGCGAGGCTTCCCGGGGACGCCCCGCCCGACGGTCCCGGGGCAGGCGCCGCGCTCGTCGCGAGGCCGGGCGCCGGGGGAGCGGGCCGGTCAGGTTCCGGTCGGCACCGTGGTGAGACTGCCGCGCACCTGGCGACGGACGATCTCTCCCGTGGCGGTCATCGGCAGGGTCGCCCTGACATCATCCTCACCCACCTCGACCTGCCCCTCATCACCCCGCGCGGCCTCATCCGCCCGAGAACCCCCCCCACGTTCGGCGAGCCCGACGGCACGGCACGACAGCCGACGCCGCGTTCGCCGTCCTGAGCCCGGAGCCCTGCGGCTGCTTGTCCACGCGCGCGGCCGGCCACCCGAACGCTGGGAGCGGTGGGCCGCGAACACTCCCGTACGGCAACTCCTCCCGCGGGGCTCCCGGAAGGCCTCGTCAAGTCACGCGCTGGGTGCGTCCGGTGCCGCGCCGAGGAGCGGTGTCAGGGCATCGCGGAGATCTTCGATCCGCTGGTAGTGCAGGGCGACCATCCCGACCTCGCGCGCCGCCGTGACGTTGGCGACGGTGTCATCGACGAACAAGCAGCGGTGGAGCGGGGCTCCGGCGCGTTCGGCGGCCAGGAGGTACACGCGGGGATCAGGTTTCAC is from Yinghuangia sp. ASG 101 and encodes:
- a CDS encoding GntR family transcriptional regulator yields the protein MRAIPRPKQQLESPLPSYDRPSTVLPGEQLQRPSSGEQVRLYVRRLIFDAVLKQGQRVPQDAIAQALGVSRVPVREALLTLEREGWVTIVPHRGVFVNRLDEQTVWDHYELYGLFYGFGVRRAVEREGQQLAVRVEPIEKKIAKAKGPERLYEFTMAFHRAIIDAAHSPRLRAILRQMTDLVPGNFFELVPGTDVVTKEGTAAIVAAIRNNDADEANRAYATMLRRQGEQVVQLFRSRGIFDGETEDADGLPG
- a CDS encoding enoyl-CoA hydratase-related protein, which encodes MSTRTEGSADGLVRLTVEDGVGHLVLDDPARRNALSKRMSDDLAQAVDAALGLGARALVLSARPPVFCAGGSLDGLLERSTPLAEAYAGMTRLWEAPVPTIAAVGGPTVGAGVSLPLVCDVVVTTPAARFAPRFLDLAIHPGGGHLWHLARRVGPQGAAAMVLCGDALDGEEAVRHGLAWRCVPEADLLPTASRLARRAADRSGPLVRRTKQSLRQGVALSDVSAAAAVELAAQEWSVGRPEFTEAVRRVRAVVAEQRA
- a CDS encoding GntR family transcriptional regulator, producing MPPTPDGPIVRPSSGEQTARYLRRLIFEGALRPGDRVPQDDVAQALGVSRLPVREALLSLEREGWVTIRPHRGAFIAPLDESVVWDHYALFGLTYGFAARRAALRLTPPVLSRLRELCDRLATNDDPDVVFRLNQEFDRLVRTTADSPRLRTLMRSMTGLIPGNFFALIPGAIAVERSGSIDIVNALARRDGPGAAAAYARMLERQGDLVVGLFAERGLFPDSGTGAPPARAAP